A part of Rhinoderma darwinii isolate aRhiDar2 chromosome 1, aRhiDar2.hap1, whole genome shotgun sequence genomic DNA contains:
- the LOC142663974 gene encoding uncharacterized protein LOC142663974 has translation MMQQSSGENLITLNIHPGLHSKDLSYNFTTHEEPSTNQSEITTSTAQKGGKRFQCGKQFTKISGLLTNRRIHTGEKLYSCSECGKCFTEKSHLVTHERSHTGEKPYSCAECGKCCQFKSNLVRHERIHTGEKLYSCPECGKCFTAKSGLVRHERIHTGEKPYSCPECGKCFTEKSHLVTHERIHKGEKPYSCSECGKCFTGNASLVTHKRSHTGEKPYSCSECGKCFTGKSYLVTHERSHTGEKPFSCSECGKYFTDKSNLVTHEKSHTGQKPYSCSECGKCFTDKSHLVRHERIHTGEKPYSCSECGKCFSIKSNLVQHERIHTGEKPYSCSECGKCFTGKSYLVTHERSHTGEKPFSCSECGKYFTDKSNLVTHEKSHTGQKPYSCSECGKCFTDKSHLVRHERIHTGEKPYSCSECGKCFSIKSNLVTHERIHTGEKPYSCSECGKCFIGKSHLVLHERSHTGEKPYSCSECGKCFTDKSHLVRHERIHTGEKPYSCSECGKCFTVKTNLVTHERIHTGEKPYSCSECEKCFTTKGKLRAHQRNHTGEKPF, from the coding sequence AtgatgcagcagtcttcaggagaaaacctaaTTACCCTTAATatacatccaggacttcacagtaaaGACCTATCATATAATTTCACTACTCATGAGGAACCTTCTACTAACCAATCAGAGATTACCACAAGTACAGCCCAGAAagggggtaaaaggtttcaatgtggtaaacagttcacaaaaatctcaggtcttttaacaaacagaagaattcacacaggagagaagctgtattcatgttcagaatgtgggaaatgttttacagagaaATCACATCTTGtaacacatgagagaagtcacacaggagagaagccgtattcatgtgcagaatgtgggaaatgttgtcaatttaaatcaaatcttgttaggcatgagagaattcacacaggagagaagctgtattcatgtccagaatgtgggaaatgttttacagctaaatcaggtcttgttagacatgagagaattcacacaggagagaagccgtattcatgtccagaatgtgggaaatgttttacagagaagtcacatcttgttacacatgagagaattcacaaaggtgagaagccgtattcatgttcagaatgtgggaaatgttttacaggaaaTGCAAGTCTTGTAacacataagagaagtcacaccggggagaagccgtattcatgttcagaatgtgggaaatgttttacaggtaaatcatatcttgttacacatgagagaagtcacacaggagagaaaccgttttcatgttcagaatgtgggaaatattttacagataaatcaaatcttgttacacatgagaaaagtcacacaggacagaagccgtattcatgttcagaatgtgggaaatgttttacagataaatcacatcttgttagacatgagagaattcacacaggggagaagccatattcatgttcagaatgtgggaaatgtttttccattaaatcaaatcttgttcaacatgagagaattcacacaggagagaagccgtattcatgttcagaatgtgggaaatgttttacaggtaaatcatatcttgttacacatgagagaagtcacacaggagagaaaccgttttcatgttcagaatgtgggaaatattttacagataaatcaaatcttgttacacatgagaaaagtcacacaggacagaagccgtattcatgttcagaatgtgggaaatgttttacagataaatcacatcttgttagacatgagagaattcacacaggggagaagccatattcatgttcagaatgtgggaaatgtttttccattaaatcaaatcttgttacacatgagagaattcacacaggagagaagccgtattcatgttcagaatgtgggaaatgttttatagggaaatcacatcttgttctacatgagagaagtcacacaggagagaagccgtattcatgttcagaatgtgggaaatgttttacagataaatcacatcttgttagacatgagagaattcacacaggggagaagccatattcatgttcagaatgtgggaaatgttttaccgtTAAAAcaaatcttgttacacatgagagaattcacacaggagagaagccgtattcatgttcagaatgtgagaaatgttttactactaaaggcaaacttagggctcatcagagaaaccatacaggggagaagccattttga